In Massilia antarctica, the following are encoded in one genomic region:
- the lepB gene encoding signal peptidase I yields the protein MKNLVRDNKGWFLFLLLFGVFRTAIADWNPIPSGSMRPNLLEGDVVFVNRLAYNVKIPLTDVVLARVGEPRRGDVVTFSSPADGTRLIKRLVALPGDIVEMRDEQLIINGQRASYAAAGTAMEVLANTTTVAAQRIDETLDGHRRRIQVIPELMAPRDFGPVTVPRDQFMMLGDNRDRSADSRMVGMVPRHLLIGRAERILVSADIEANWMPRMERFGMKIP from the coding sequence ATGAAAAACCTGGTGCGCGATAACAAAGGCTGGTTCCTGTTCTTGTTGTTATTCGGTGTCTTCCGCACCGCCATCGCGGACTGGAATCCGATTCCGTCGGGGTCGATGCGTCCCAACCTGCTCGAAGGCGATGTGGTGTTCGTCAACCGCCTCGCGTACAACGTCAAGATTCCGCTGACCGACGTGGTGCTGGCGCGCGTGGGCGAACCGCGGCGCGGCGACGTGGTGACCTTTTCTTCGCCAGCGGACGGCACCCGCCTGATCAAGCGGCTGGTGGCGCTGCCCGGCGACATCGTCGAAATGCGCGACGAACAGCTAATCATCAATGGCCAACGCGCCAGCTACGCGGCGGCCGGCACCGCCATGGAGGTGCTCGCCAACACCACCACCGTCGCCGCCCAGCGCATCGACGAAACGCTCGACGGCCACCGCCGCCGCATCCAGGTCATCCCGGAACTGATGGCGCCGCGCGACTTCGGTCCGGTGACCGTGCCCAGGGACCAGTTCATGATGCTGGGCGACAACCGCGACCGCAGCGCCGATTCGCGCATGGTGGGCATGGTGCCGCGCCATCTGCTGATCGGGCGTGCCGAGCGCATCCTTGTCTCGGCCGATATCGAAGCTAACTGGATGCCGCGCATGGAACGCTTCGGCATGAAGATACCCTGA
- a CDS encoding CPBP family glutamic-type intramembrane protease, translating to MLSYAVALFLSVCLSIATDWIALQFGIVMSDPPPRSASLAEFFGAVIFAPVVESLLLGLTIKGLSRYFNQPCLIAGICALIFGAAHGLFALSWFFGTVCSFLAFSYAYLYWSGQSLRQAYVAACVPHMLINLTAMILICLGN from the coding sequence TTGCTGAGCTACGCAGTAGCGCTGTTTCTTTCTGTTTGCTTGTCGATTGCAACTGATTGGATCGCCCTGCAATTCGGCATCGTCATGTCTGATCCACCGCCGCGGTCGGCGTCATTGGCCGAATTTTTTGGCGCCGTTATTTTTGCCCCAGTCGTTGAGTCACTCTTGCTCGGGCTGACTATCAAGGGCCTTTCCAGATATTTCAATCAGCCATGTCTGATCGCCGGCATCTGCGCGCTGATTTTTGGTGCCGCACATGGGCTTTTCGCCTTATCGTGGTTTTTTGGGACGGTCTGCTCATTTTTGGCTTTTTCGTACGCCTATCTTTACTGGAGCGGCCAGTCGCTCCGGCAAGCGTACGTGGCGGCCTGCGTGCCCCATATGCTGATCAACCTGACCGCGATGATCCTGATATGCCTGGGCAACTAA
- a CDS encoding IS3 family transposase (programmed frameshift): MGEAKKRKVHTAEFKAKVGLEAVRGVKTISEIAQSYAVHPQLVGQWKKEILESAGALFEGKRGPKPAEDKGDEERLYGEIGRLKMEVDWLKKKLGGVSQEARMNWIDGAEELPLSRQCELAEVPRATVYRRLTAKVPEDAGAEDLLLCRLIDEQYTNRPFYGSRRMVVFLRAAGHVVNRKRVQRLMRRMGLAGMAPGPNTSKAHPEHKVYPYLLRGVPVTRPNHVWSTDITYIRLARGFAYLVAVIDWYSRKVLSWRLSNSMDASFCVDCLEDALREHGKPEVFNSDQGSQFTSKAFTDVLKRERVDISMDGRGRALDNIFVERLWRNVKYEDVYLKGYANMAELMVGLAQYFAFYNAERPHQSLGYETPASVYRSGTGGGALIVDKYGDAEAVVEGTVCG; this comes from the exons ATGGGTGAAGCAAAAAAGCGCAAGGTACACACGGCCGAGTTTAAGGCGAAGGTCGGCCTGGAGGCGGTTCGCGGGGTCAAGACAATCAGCGAGATCGCGCAGTCATACGCCGTGCATCCGCAACTGGTCGGGCAGTGGAAGAAGGAAATTCTTGAGTCCGCAGGGGCGCTGTTCGAGGGTAAGCGCGGGCCCAAGCCGGCCGAGGACAAGGGCGACGAAGAGCGGCTGTATGGCGAGATCGGGCGGCTGAAGATGGAAGTCGATTGGCTCAAAAAAAAGTTGGGGG GTGTGAGCCAGGAAGCCAGGATGAACTGGATCGACGGCGCCGAGGAACTGCCTCTGAGCCGACAGTGCGAGCTGGCCGAAGTGCCGCGCGCGACGGTGTACCGGCGACTGACTGCCAAGGTGCCGGAAGATGCTGGTGCCGAGGACTTGCTGTTGTGCCGGCTGATCGACGAGCAATACACGAACCGGCCGTTCTACGGCAGCCGGCGCATGGTGGTGTTCCTGCGCGCGGCGGGCCACGTCGTCAACCGCAAGCGCGTGCAGCGACTGATGCGCCGCATGGGGCTGGCCGGGATGGCGCCGGGGCCGAACACGAGCAAGGCTCATCCAGAGCACAAGGTGTATCCGTATCTGTTGCGGGGCGTGCCGGTGACGCGGCCCAACCACGTGTGGTCGACAGATATCACCTACATCCGGTTGGCGCGGGGATTCGCCTACCTGGTGGCGGTAATCGATTGGTACAGCCGCAAGGTCCTGTCCTGGCGGCTCAGCAACAGCATGGATGCGTCGTTCTGTGTGGACTGCCTGGAGGACGCCCTACGCGAGCATGGCAAGCCCGAGGTGTTCAACAGCGATCAGGGTTCGCAGTTCACGAGCAAGGCGTTCACGGACGTGCTCAAGCGCGAACGGGTGGACATCAGCATGGACGGGAGAGGGCGGGCCCTGGACAACATCTTCGTCGAGCGCCTGTGGCGCAACGTGAAGTACGAGGACGTGTACCTGAAGGGCTACGCCAACATGGCCGAGCTGATGGTGGGATTGGCCCAGTACTTCGCGTTCTACAACGCGGAGCGTCCTCACCAGTCCCTTGGCTACGAGACGCCCGCCAGCGTCTATCGCAGCGGGACCGGCGGCGGAGCGCTGATCGTCGACAAGTATGGCGACGCCGAGGCGGTCGTTGAGGGAACGGTGTGCGGGTAG
- a CDS encoding SDR family oxidoreductase, whose amino-acid sequence MRVIVITGSSDGIGAEMARQLAARDGARVALVLAARNGAMLDSVAGQCQSLGAQTLCVPTDVSMQAECIALIEAAVARFGRIDALINNAGRSAHARFEDVQDLGWYEDLMRVNLWGSVWCTHAALAHLKAARGSIVAVSSLSGLVGVPGRSAYAATKFAMAGFFEVLRAELKGAGVSVTTAYPGVVATQIRHHGYNAAGQQLGKSLLKEEGAMTVEECARQIIDGMERRKREVVMTTKGKVGRFLKLIAPGMVERMALAAVKEQ is encoded by the coding sequence ATGCGCGTGATCGTCATCACCGGTAGTTCGGACGGCATCGGGGCCGAAATGGCGCGCCAGCTGGCCGCGCGCGACGGCGCCAGGGTGGCGCTGGTGCTGGCCGCCCGCAACGGCGCCATGCTCGATTCGGTGGCCGGGCAGTGCCAGTCGCTCGGTGCGCAGACCTTGTGCGTGCCGACCGACGTATCGATGCAGGCCGAGTGCATCGCCTTGATCGAGGCCGCGGTGGCGCGCTTCGGCCGCATCGACGCGCTCATTAACAATGCGGGCCGCTCGGCCCACGCGCGTTTCGAGGATGTGCAGGACCTGGGCTGGTACGAGGACTTGATGCGGGTGAACCTGTGGGGCAGCGTGTGGTGCACGCACGCGGCGCTGGCGCACCTGAAGGCGGCGCGCGGCAGCATCGTGGCGGTGTCGTCGCTGTCAGGACTGGTCGGCGTGCCCGGACGGAGCGCGTACGCGGCGACCAAATTTGCGATGGCTGGTTTCTTCGAAGTCCTGCGCGCCGAGTTGAAGGGCGCGGGGGTGAGCGTGACGACCGCCTATCCCGGCGTGGTGGCCACGCAGATCCGCCATCACGGCTACAACGCGGCCGGTCAGCAGTTGGGCAAGAGCCTGCTCAAGGAAGAGGGCGCGATGACGGTGGAAGAATGCGCGCGCCAGATCATCGATGGCATGGAGCGGCGCAAGCGTGAGGTGGTGATGACTACCAAAGGTAAGGTAGGACGTTTCCTCAAGCTGATCGCGCCGGGGATGGTTGAGCGGATGGCGCTGGCCGCGGTGAAGGAGCAGTAG
- a CDS encoding SPFH domain-containing protein, producing MMTIVLFVVALVFVFKTINVVPQQHAWVVERLGKYHATLAPGLNIVVPFIDRIAYKHVLKEIPLDVPPQVCITRDNTQLQVDGILYFQITDPMRASYGSSNYLAAITQLAQTTLRSVIGKMELDKTFEERDHINITIVNAIDESAANWGVKVLRYEIKDLTPPAEILHSMQAQITAEREKRALIAASEGRKQEQINIATGEREAAIARSEGEKQASINRAEGQAKAIVALAEANAEALRQIGAAIREPGGQEAVNLKVAEQYVDAFSELAKTNNSIIVPANLGEMSGLIASAMQIVKAQK from the coding sequence ATGATGACAATCGTCCTCTTTGTCGTGGCGCTGGTGTTCGTCTTCAAGACCATCAACGTGGTGCCGCAGCAGCATGCCTGGGTGGTCGAACGCCTTGGCAAATACCATGCGACCCTGGCCCCTGGGCTGAACATCGTGGTGCCGTTCATCGACCGCATCGCGTACAAGCACGTTCTCAAGGAAATCCCGCTCGACGTGCCGCCGCAGGTCTGCATCACGCGCGATAACACGCAGTTGCAGGTGGACGGCATCCTGTACTTCCAGATCACCGATCCGATGCGCGCTTCGTACGGCTCGTCGAACTATCTGGCGGCGATCACGCAACTGGCGCAGACCACCCTGCGTTCGGTGATCGGCAAGATGGAACTTGATAAAACTTTCGAGGAGCGCGATCACATCAACATCACCATCGTCAACGCCATCGACGAATCGGCCGCCAACTGGGGCGTGAAGGTCTTGCGCTACGAGATCAAGGACTTGACGCCGCCGGCGGAAATCCTGCACTCGATGCAGGCCCAGATTACCGCCGAACGCGAAAAGCGCGCCCTGATCGCCGCCTCCGAAGGGCGCAAGCAGGAGCAGATCAACATCGCCACCGGCGAGCGCGAAGCGGCGATTGCCCGTTCCGAAGGCGAGAAGCAGGCTTCGATCAACCGCGCCGAGGGCCAGGCCAAGGCCATCGTGGCGCTGGCCGAAGCGAACGCCGAAGCGTTGCGCCAGATCGGCGCCGCCATCCGCGAGCCGGGCGGGCAGGAGGCGGTCAACCTCAAGGTAGCGGAGCAGTATGTGGATGCGTTCTCGGAACTGGCCAAGACCAACAATTCGATCATCGTGCCGGCCAATCTGGGCGAGATGAGCGGCTTGATCGCCAGCGCCATGCAGATCGTCAAAGCCCAGAAGTAA
- a CDS encoding NfeD family protein — translation MADWTWWLALAGALVIFELFTGTFYVLMIAIGMACGAIAALMGYGTPGQILTAAVVGVIATGLLHRSRFGAPGRQNSARDPNVNMDIGQSVNVDTWSEGKARVMYRGAPWDVELGPGALAEAGSFRIVEVQGSRLIVANK, via the coding sequence ATGGCTGACTGGACGTGGTGGCTGGCGCTGGCTGGCGCACTGGTAATTTTTGAATTGTTCACGGGCACGTTTTACGTCTTGATGATCGCCATCGGGATGGCGTGCGGCGCCATCGCGGCGTTGATGGGCTACGGTACGCCGGGCCAGATACTTACCGCCGCCGTGGTCGGCGTGATCGCCACCGGGCTGCTGCACCGCAGCCGCTTCGGTGCGCCCGGCCGCCAGAATAGCGCGCGCGATCCGAACGTGAACATGGATATTGGCCAGAGCGTCAACGTCGACACCTGGAGCGAAGGCAAGGCGCGCGTCATGTACCGCGGCGCGCCGTGGGATGTGGAACTCGGCCCCGGCGCACTGGCCGAAGCGGGCAGTTTCCGGATCGTCGAAGTGCAGGGCAGCCGCCTGATCGTCGCCAACAAGTAG
- a CDS encoding SDR family oxidoreductase, producing MHVFVTGATGWLGSAVVQELIGAGHRVTGLSRSSEKALALAAAGATVLRATLDDLDVLQAAAAAADAVIHTAFNHDFSRFLDNCEQDRRVIGALGRALEGSSRPLLVTSGLYGMGRGASETDLPDPASPRLSESAARAVAERGVRAATIRLAPSVHGLGDYGFVPILVRLARQTGVSAYLGEGNNCWSGVYRDDAARVYRLALEQGVSESVYHAVADEQVAFKVLAGMIGKHLGLPVVSREREHFGWFANMAGADMSVSGARTRELLGWTPQGPSFLADLDQPGYYAG from the coding sequence ATGCATGTATTTGTCACCGGCGCCACTGGATGGCTCGGATCGGCGGTAGTTCAGGAACTGATCGGTGCGGGACACCGGGTCACGGGGCTGAGCCGCTCCAGCGAAAAGGCGCTTGCCCTGGCGGCAGCGGGTGCCACGGTCCTGCGCGCCACGCTCGACGACCTCGACGTCCTGCAAGCCGCCGCCGCGGCAGCCGATGCCGTGATCCACACCGCGTTCAACCACGACTTTTCCAGATTCCTGGACAACTGCGAACAGGACCGGCGCGTGATCGGGGCCTTGGGGCGCGCCCTGGAAGGTTCAAGCCGCCCCTTGCTGGTCACCTCGGGCCTGTATGGCATGGGCAGGGGCGCGAGCGAGACCGACCTGCCCGATCCCGCCTCGCCGCGACTATCGGAAAGCGCCGCGCGGGCGGTTGCCGAACGTGGCGTGCGCGCCGCCACGATTCGACTGGCGCCGTCGGTGCACGGTCTTGGCGATTATGGTTTCGTGCCGATCCTGGTGCGCCTGGCAAGGCAGACCGGCGTATCGGCCTACCTCGGTGAAGGCAATAACTGCTGGTCTGGTGTGTATCGGGACGATGCCGCGCGGGTCTACCGCCTCGCGCTGGAGCAGGGCGTGAGTGAATCCGTGTATCACGCGGTCGCGGACGAGCAGGTAGCTTTCAAGGTGCTCGCAGGCATGATCGGCAAGCACCTTGGCCTGCCGGTAGTATCGCGGGAACGGGAACACTTCGGCTGGTTCGCCAACATGGCTGGTGCGGACATGTCGGTATCGGGTGCGCGCACGCGTGAACTGCTCGGCTGGACGCCGCAAGGCCCCAGTTTCCTCGCCGATCTGGACCAGCCGGGCTACTACGCCGGATAA
- a CDS encoding O-methyltransferase has protein sequence MTNTLTTAPLPALLDRLFRQAAAATSPAIAAMSSEERERLMLSKTDYQEFYSRAKDLWLPVSRDTGTLLYLLARSAKARSIVEFGTSFGISTLHLAAALRDNGGGRLITSEFEPTKAEKARDHLIEGGLSDLVEIREGDALQTLAFDLPESVDLLLLDGAKALYADVLQLVEARLRPGALIIADNADYCPQYLAHVRSPGSGYLSVPFAGDVELSMRLG, from the coding sequence ATGACCAACACACTGACTACCGCTCCGCTGCCGGCCTTGCTGGACCGCCTGTTCCGGCAGGCCGCTGCCGCCACCAGCCCGGCCATCGCCGCCATGTCGAGCGAGGAACGCGAGCGCTTGATGCTGAGTAAAACCGACTACCAGGAGTTCTACAGCCGCGCGAAGGATCTCTGGCTGCCGGTTTCGCGCGACACCGGGACCTTGCTGTACCTGCTTGCGCGCAGCGCCAAGGCCCGCTCCATCGTCGAGTTCGGCACCTCGTTCGGCATCTCGACCCTGCACCTGGCTGCCGCTCTGCGCGACAACGGTGGCGGCCGCCTGATCACCAGCGAATTCGAGCCGACCAAGGCGGAGAAGGCGCGCGACCATCTGATCGAAGGCGGCCTGAGCGACCTGGTGGAGATCAGGGAGGGCGATGCGCTTCAAACCCTGGCCTTCGACCTGCCCGAGTCGGTCGACCTGTTGCTGCTCGACGGCGCCAAGGCGCTGTATGCCGACGTCCTGCAGCTGGTCGAGGCGCGCCTGCGGCCGGGCGCGCTGATCATCGCCGACAACGCCGACTATTGCCCGCAATACCTGGCCCACGTTCGCTCGCCCGGCAGCGGCTACCTGTCCGTGCCGTTCGCCGGCGACGTCGAACTGTCGATGCGGCTGGGCTGA
- a CDS encoding TetR family transcriptional regulator, with amino-acid sequence MNKRQIPQISSRKAPKQARSTELVSAILEAAIQVLAQEGAQRFTTARVAERAGVSVGSIYQYFPNKAAILFRLQSDEWQQTTDMLRNILEQTHKPAFERLRALVHAFIRSECEEAGMRVALSDAAPLYRDAPEAQAANAAGDRIFQDFMREVLPQAAEASRTLACDLITATLGTVGKDFSESPRTLPDIAAYADAMADMFCAYLERLARP; translated from the coding sequence ATGAACAAACGTCAAATTCCGCAAATCTCCTCGCGCAAGGCCCCCAAGCAAGCGCGCTCGACCGAGCTCGTCTCAGCAATCCTGGAAGCGGCTATTCAGGTTTTGGCGCAGGAAGGCGCCCAGCGCTTCACGACGGCGCGCGTGGCCGAGCGGGCTGGTGTCAGTGTTGGATCGATATATCAATATTTTCCGAACAAGGCGGCGATCCTGTTCCGGCTGCAAAGCGACGAATGGCAGCAGACCACGGACATGCTGCGAAACATCCTGGAGCAGACGCACAAACCGGCGTTCGAGCGCCTGCGCGCGCTGGTGCATGCCTTCATCCGGTCGGAATGCGAGGAAGCCGGCATGCGCGTCGCGCTCAGCGATGCGGCACCGTTGTACCGGGATGCGCCAGAAGCGCAAGCGGCGAACGCTGCGGGAGACAGGATTTTTCAGGATTTCATGCGCGAGGTGCTGCCACAGGCAGCGGAGGCAAGCCGCACACTGGCCTGCGACCTGATCACCGCGACCTTAGGCACCGTGGGCAAGGACTTTTCGGAAAGCCCGCGTACGCTGCCGGACATCGCAGCCTACGCCGATGCTATGGCCGATATGTTCTGCGCCTACCTGGAACGGTTGGCCCGCCCCTGA
- the ppsA gene encoding phosphoenolpyruvate synthase translates to MTSLSTSALKEPDRTGVYVASFETLRMTDVESVGGKNASLGEMISQLAGAGVRVPGGFATTADAFRDFLAHGIDGGPSLGDRIATRLEGLNIDDVRSLAVAGAEIRKWIVETPFQARLEEEIRSFYARLVADSEVEMSFAVRSSATAEDLPDASFAGQQESFLNVVGIDNVLEAMKHVFASLYNDRAISYRVHKGFTHAEVALSAGVQRMVRSDLGAAGVMFTIDTESGFKDVVFVTSSYGLGETVVQGAVNPDEFYVHKPMLEQGKSPVIRRNIGSKLLKMEFTNEAKAGRSVKTVDVPIEMRNRYSLNDAEVVELAKYAVIIENHYGRPMDIEWGKDGRDGKLYILQARPETVKSQQKPTDAQQRFKLKGSGTVLAQGRAIGQKIGAGRVRVIHDPSEMERVQPGDVLVADMTDPNWEPVMKRASAIVTNRGGRTCHAAIIARELGVPAVVGCGDATETLKDGMLVTVSCAEGDEGMIYDGLLETEVSEVARGELPPIATKIMMNVGNPQLAFDFQSIPNGGVGLARLEFIINNNIGVHPKAILEYPNIDADLKKAVESVARGHASPKAFYVDKLAEGIATIAAAFWPKPVIVRLSDFKSNEYKKLIGGSRYEPDEENPMLGFRGAARYLSPDFAESFEMECAAMKRVRNDMGLTNVEIMVPFVRTLGQAEKVVNLLAKNGLKRGENGLRLIMMCEVPSNAILANEFLQFFDGFSIGSNDLTQLTLGLDRDSGMALLAADFDERDPAVKALLSMAIKACREQGKYIGICGQGPSDHPDFAAWLMGEGIESMSLNPDSVIDTWQKLAAL, encoded by the coding sequence ATGACCAGCTTGTCTACCTCAGCATTGAAGGAACCGGATCGCACCGGTGTGTACGTCGCATCGTTCGAGACCTTGCGCATGACCGATGTGGAATCGGTCGGCGGAAAAAACGCCTCCCTGGGCGAAATGATCAGCCAACTGGCTGGCGCCGGTGTCCGCGTGCCGGGCGGCTTTGCCACCACGGCCGACGCTTTCCGCGATTTTCTCGCGCATGGCATCGACGGCGGCCCGTCCCTGGGCGACCGCATCGCGACCCGCCTTGAGGGCTTGAACATCGACGACGTGCGCTCGCTCGCCGTGGCCGGCGCCGAAATCCGCAAATGGATCGTCGAAACGCCGTTCCAGGCCCGCCTGGAAGAAGAAATCCGCAGCTTCTATGCGCGCCTGGTTGCCGATTCCGAAGTCGAAATGTCGTTCGCCGTGCGTTCCTCCGCCACTGCGGAAGACTTGCCGGATGCATCCTTCGCTGGCCAGCAGGAGAGCTTCCTGAACGTGGTCGGCATCGACAACGTGCTGGAAGCCATGAAGCACGTGTTCGCGTCGCTGTACAACGACCGCGCCATTTCGTACCGCGTGCACAAGGGCTTTACCCACGCCGAAGTGGCCCTGTCGGCCGGCGTGCAGCGCATGGTGCGCTCGGACCTGGGCGCCGCCGGCGTGATGTTCACCATCGATACCGAGTCCGGCTTCAAGGACGTGGTGTTCGTCACCTCCAGCTATGGCCTGGGCGAGACGGTGGTGCAGGGCGCGGTCAATCCCGACGAATTCTATGTGCATAAACCGATGCTGGAACAGGGCAAGTCGCCTGTTATCCGCCGCAATATCGGCTCCAAGCTGCTGAAGATGGAATTCACCAACGAGGCCAAGGCCGGCCGCTCGGTCAAGACCGTCGACGTGCCGATCGAAATGCGCAACCGCTATTCGCTCAACGACGCCGAAGTGGTGGAACTGGCCAAGTACGCCGTCATCATCGAAAACCACTACGGCCGTCCGATGGACATCGAGTGGGGCAAGGATGGCCGCGACGGCAAGCTGTACATCCTGCAGGCGCGTCCGGAGACCGTCAAGTCGCAGCAAAAACCGACCGACGCGCAGCAGCGCTTCAAGCTCAAAGGGAGCGGCACGGTGCTGGCCCAGGGCCGCGCCATCGGCCAGAAGATCGGCGCGGGCAGGGTGCGCGTGATTCACGATCCGTCCGAAATGGAACGGGTGCAGCCGGGCGACGTGCTGGTGGCCGACATGACCGACCCTAACTGGGAACCCGTGATGAAGCGCGCTTCCGCCATCGTTACCAACCGTGGTGGCCGTACCTGCCACGCCGCGATCATCGCGCGCGAACTGGGTGTGCCGGCCGTTGTTGGCTGCGGCGACGCCACCGAGACGCTCAAAGACGGCATGCTGGTCACCGTGTCCTGCGCCGAAGGCGACGAGGGCATGATCTACGACGGCTTGCTCGAAACCGAAGTATCGGAAGTGGCGCGCGGCGAACTGCCCCCGATCGCCACCAAGATCATGATGAACGTCGGGAACCCGCAGTTGGCCTTCGACTTCCAGTCGATTCCGAACGGCGGCGTTGGTCTGGCGCGTCTTGAGTTCATCATCAATAACAATATTGGTGTGCACCCGAAAGCGATTCTCGAGTATCCGAACATCGATGCGGACCTGAAAAAAGCGGTGGAATCGGTCGCACGCGGCCATGCCTCGCCGAAGGCCTTCTACGTCGACAAGCTGGCCGAAGGCATCGCCACCATCGCCGCGGCATTCTGGCCAAAGCCGGTGATCGTGCGCCTGTCCGACTTCAAGTCGAACGAGTACAAAAAGCTGATCGGCGGTTCGCGTTACGAGCCGGATGAAGAAAACCCGATGCTGGGCTTCCGTGGCGCCGCGCGTTATCTGTCGCCGGACTTCGCCGAGTCGTTCGAGATGGAATGCGCCGCCATGAAGCGCGTGCGCAATGACATGGGCCTGACCAACGTCGAGATCATGGTGCCGTTCGTGCGTACCTTGGGCCAGGCTGAAAAAGTCGTCAACCTGCTGGCCAAGAATGGTCTCAAGCGCGGCGAAAATGGCCTGCGCCTGATCATGATGTGCGAAGTGCCGTCGAATGCGATCCTGGCCAATGAGTTCCTGCAGTTCTTCGATGGCTTCTCGATCGGTTCCAACGATCTGACCCAGCTGACCCTGGGCCTGGACCGCGATTCGGGCATGGCACTGCTGGCAGCCGATTTCGACGAGCGCGATCCGGCCGTCAAGGCGCTGCTGTCGATGGCGATCAAGGCTTGCCGCGAGCAGGGCAAGTACATCGGCATTTGCGGACAGGGGCCATCGGACCACCCGGATTTCGCGGCGTGGCTGATGGGCGAGGGCATCGAGTCGATGTCGCTCAATCCTGATTCGGTGATCGATACCTGGCAAAAACTGGCTGCACTGTAA
- the ppsR gene encoding posphoenolpyruvate synthetase regulatory kinase/phosphorylase PpsR translates to MTTDPRPPLPTSARTVFFVSDGTGITAETFGHAVLTQFEMRFRQVRLPFIDTLDKAYDAARKINEALTTDGQRPIVFSTLVKPDLSNVIRQSRGMHMDLIQTFVAPLEQELGVKSTHTIGRSHNIVDSQEYKNRIEAINFSLAHDDGQSHKNLASADVILVGVSRSGKTPTSLYLAMQYGIKAANYPLIPDDFERGRLPSNLPPFRDKIFGLSITPERLSEIRHERRAGSKYASIENCRYEVNEAELMMKREGIRWLSSTTKSIEEIATTILQEIKPDRREY, encoded by the coding sequence ATGACCACAGATCCACGCCCACCCCTGCCCACCTCCGCCCGCACGGTGTTTTTCGTTTCCGACGGCACAGGTATTACGGCAGAGACATTCGGCCATGCCGTCCTCACCCAGTTCGAAATGCGTTTCCGCCAGGTACGCCTGCCCTTCATCGACACGCTCGACAAGGCCTACGACGCGGCGCGCAAGATCAACGAAGCGCTCACCACGGATGGGCAGCGTCCGATCGTGTTTTCGACCTTGGTCAAGCCCGACCTGTCGAACGTGATCCGGCAGTCGCGTGGCATGCACATGGACTTGATCCAGACTTTTGTTGCACCATTGGAACAAGAACTGGGGGTCAAGTCGACCCACACCATCGGCCGTTCGCACAATATTGTCGACAGCCAGGAGTACAAGAACCGCATCGAGGCGATCAATTTCTCGCTGGCGCATGACGACGGCCAGTCGCACAAGAACCTGGCCTCGGCCGACGTGATCCTGGTGGGCGTGTCGCGCTCGGGCAAGACGCCGACCAGCCTGTATCTGGCGATGCAGTACGGCATCAAAGCGGCCAACTATCCGCTCATTCCCGACGATTTCGAGCGCGGCCGCCTGCCGTCGAACCTGCCGCCATTCCGCGACAAGATTTTTGGCCTGTCGATCACGCCGGAGCGCCTGTCCGAAATCCGCCATGAGCGGCGCGCAGGCAGCAAGTACGCGTCCATCGAAAATTGCCGCTACGAAGTCAACGAGGCGGAGCTGATGATGAAGCGCGAAGGCATCCGCTGGCTGTCGTCGACCACCAAGTCCATCGAAGAAATCGCCACCACCATTTTGCAGGAAATTAAACCGGATCGCCGCGAGTATTAA